The Mangrovivirga cuniculi genomic sequence AATATTTAGAGTATTTGCATGGGTAATTGGAGTTCCATGGGAAGATACCTTGCAGGTTGGTAGTTTGTTGGGACAGAAAACAGTAATCAACGAATTCATTGCCTATGATAACCTGGCAAAAAGTTTAGGTGGAGAAAATCCACTAACTGGAAAATCATTGATTATTGCAACTTATGTTCTTTGCGGGTTTTCGAATTTCAGTTCAATAGCCATACAGGTAGGAGGTATTGGTTCGCTTGCTCCTAATCAACAAGGAAATTTATCTAAATTAGGTTTTCAGGCACTTTTTGCTGCTACAATCGCTTGTATGCTAACTGCAACGATCGCCGGTGCATTGATCACTAAATAACCTTTTTTGGCATTGTACATTCATTGGTTTAATTTGGTCATCAATTAAACCAGACTAACTATGCTTGTAAAAGACTTTCGATACATATACCTTTTTGTTTTCCTTATTTCTTTTTTTCCTGTACGCAGGATACAACGACGGTTGATGAACAGATAGTTGCAGAGGGAAGCTACGAAATGGATAGTAGCTTTTTTTCGACACAGCTTTTTGAAGATGTTCAAATGGCTGCTGTTTATCCTGACTCTAAAACCTTTGCGGATGCAATTCCTTTGAATCCAATTCCTACTATTCTTGATATTTACGAAGAAAATAAGAATGATGAGAATTTTAATTTGAAGTCTTTTGTTGCTGACAACTTTAAATCTCCCGACAAGCCTGCTTCAGGATTTGTTTCTGATACATCACTAAGTGTAAATGAACACATTACCAAACTCTGGCCGGTACTTACCAGAGAAGAAGAAAACCAACCGGAAGCAGGTTCATTAATCCCCCTGCCCTATGATTATGTAGTTCCCGGAGGAAGGTTCGGGGAGATCTATTACTGGGACTCTTATTTTACCATGCTCGGTCTTGTAGCAGACCAGAAGGAAAGCACAGTCCGAAATATGGTAAACAATTTTAGCTATCTCTTAAATAACCAGGGGTTTATTCCAAATGGAAACAGAACATACTTTCTTGGTAGAAGTCAACCACCATTTTACTCTTTAATGGTCAGGCTGGTTCATGAAAATTACGGTGATAGTATCTCCAAATACCTTCCTCAGCTTTTAAAAGAATATAATTACTGGACCAAGGGCTCATCTGCTTTGATAAATGTGGGTGAACGGTACAGATCGCCCGTAAAAATCGCTGATGGCCTTATATTAAACAGGTATTTTGATACGAAAACCGGTCCACGACCTGAATCTTTTAAAGAAGATGTATATCTGATGAAACAATCAGGCAGAGAGGCTAAAGATCTTTACGCGGATGTCCGTGCGGCATGTGCATCGGGATGGGATTTCAGTAGTCGTTGGTTTGCTGATAGAGAAACTATGGCAACCATTGAAACGAGCAAAATAGTTCCTGTTGACCTGAATGCTTTACTCTTTCATCTTGAGCTGATGATCAGTAAAGGATTTGATGAATTAGAAAATGGAGATAGAGCAGAGGAATATGCTGAGAAAGCCGAAATCAGAAAAGATGCAATAAGGGAATACTTCTGGGATGAGAAACAGCAAATCTTTTCCGATTACCATATAGACAGTGGTACAGTTACCGGCAAGAAGACCCTAGCCATGGCGTTTCCACTTTACTTCGAAATAGCCACTCCCGACCAGGCTGAAAAGGTGAAAAACGTATTGATGAGTGAATTTTTAAAAGAAGGAGGATTTACTACTACCTTGGTAAACAGCGGCGAACAATGGGATGCACCAAATGGCTGGGCTCCTCTGCAATGGATAACGATACAAGGATTGAAGAACTATGGCTTTCATGCGGAAGCTAATGAGGCGAAAAAGCGATGGATAAATCGAAATAAGGAAGTATTTAAGAGAACCGGCAAGATGGTGGAGAAATATGTCGTTACCGGCCAAGTCGAAGAAGCCGGTGGTGGTGAATATCCCTTACAGGATGGTTTTGGATGGTCTAATGGAGTTTATAAGGCTTTAACGACTCAGGAATGATATGATGATCCATTTGCACGCACTGGTGCAAGCCACCACTGGCGCAAGCGTCTCGCTTGTGCCCAAATTCAGCACTTGGATAATTGCAAATTAATCCGGATCACAGATCCTATGATAACAGCACGACATTGCAAATGTCGTGCAGCAGCATAATCTCAGTCCCTGATTTCAAGTGTCCTCACTTGAAATGTATAGCATATTTTTCACTTTGCTTGTGGAGACACAAGCAAGCAATTATTGTTTAATAAAAAACGCTCTTCGGAATTTGCAATTCCGAAGCCTTATCGGTGGATTTGTAATCCATCCATACTTGCCTCATAACTAACAATAATTTTATGGTTATTCAACAATGTTATTTAATCCGGATCACAGATCCTATGATAACAGCACGACATTGCAAATGTCGAGCAGCAGCATAATCTCAGTCCCTGATTTCAAGTGTCCTCACTAGAAATGTAAAGGCAATTATACCTTACTTGTGGGGACACAGGCAAGCAATGTAGCAGTTTTTATTTACGATTTGGACCAAATAATTTGAAGCAGCAATTTCAGCGTTACAAACGCTGGTCTCTTTCCCACCCTCGTTACGCTTCGCTAAACAAGGGCGATGGAGCATTTTTATAGATTTTAACTTCTATAAATAATGTAGCTATAATTAATAAACTGAACT encodes the following:
- the treF gene encoding alpha,alpha-trehalase TreF, which codes for MDSSFFSTQLFEDVQMAAVYPDSKTFADAIPLNPIPTILDIYEENKNDENFNLKSFVADNFKSPDKPASGFVSDTSLSVNEHITKLWPVLTREEENQPEAGSLIPLPYDYVVPGGRFGEIYYWDSYFTMLGLVADQKESTVRNMVNNFSYLLNNQGFIPNGNRTYFLGRSQPPFYSLMVRLVHENYGDSISKYLPQLLKEYNYWTKGSSALINVGERYRSPVKIADGLILNRYFDTKTGPRPESFKEDVYLMKQSGREAKDLYADVRAACASGWDFSSRWFADRETMATIETSKIVPVDLNALLFHLELMISKGFDELENGDRAEEYAEKAEIRKDAIREYFWDEKQQIFSDYHIDSGTVTGKKTLAMAFPLYFEIATPDQAEKVKNVLMSEFLKEGGFTTTLVNSGEQWDAPNGWAPLQWITIQGLKNYGFHAEANEAKKRWINRNKEVFKRTGKMVEKYVVTGQVEEAGGGEYPLQDGFGWSNGVYKALTTQE